A genomic window from Ascaphus truei isolate aAscTru1 chromosome 1, aAscTru1.hap1, whole genome shotgun sequence includes:
- the BBS12 gene encoding chaperonin-containing T-complex member BBS12, protein MLANHAITAIKGSGHTGLEQLSTLATSVKTFLGPVKSCKFIFDPSTNESTLTCSSFRLLESLDLTSAIGQLLNETVQAHHKSYKTGSTTLFFLVGAWSNAVLECLRQGVPVSLIVSIMLEGLNSCIEQVQSLQVPLHDVFEAKDCTNKRTAGRNFIHSTNPLNSDVIPSQHENDCVSQCDAVGRTACECPKSFLKLREYKSPLHQAGGEHFKVQNHRRNVLSHSRHFSVAERSCFQSHSKGSTAVTCCYSHSLGDLAKALSHGNQQVMNLAQSAVNHLCENAEETSVTINKFHATQLDTCCLPGLSEEYSNASFGYTIFVSPEIATISNYLQGKPLQVILVDGDLTERYRHLGFNNSANIKTMSDIASSVENKSEDIWASSACMKIIQAHIDLILVRGDVCPILLTQCIHRNILIITHVKQNVLQAFSEATGAEPVTYLTQISQDCVGTGAYVNMYTKGNSVIEVDQRIAITIKANKMNLLTVMLTSSVTSKMQIMEDQFWTCVYRLHHALRDQNVFLGGGAVELLCLSHLRKLEDAVKHDISNDVGSFPCMSSWLAKSAVHYKASVFRCLAKGWYKYLSVLLCNIDERSSELDAMTFIQNELQNISDFSSPSAYILEEYSKKVIFINALSFPIAHGTIPVYDNVIPKLEAWRRALHLVLLVLQTDAEIVTGSEAQKQILKSDIAKGEYLLL, encoded by the coding sequence ATGTTGGCAAACCATGCCATTACTGCCATAAAAGGAAGCGGCCAcacaggactggagcagctgTCCACCTTGGCGACATCAGTAAAGACTTTCCTGGGACCTGTGAAATCATGCAAGTTTATTTTCGACCCAAGCACCAATGAAAGTACTTTGACTTGCTCTTCGTTTCGACTTCTGGAGAGTTTAGATTTAACTAGCGCAATCGGACAACTTCTTAATGAAACAGTTCAAGCACATCATAAGAGCTATAAAACTGGAAGTACCACTCTGTTTTTCCTTGTTGGGGCATGGAGTAACGCTGTACTAGAATGCCTTCGTCAAGGGGTCCCTGTTTCATTAATAGTTTCAATAATGTTGGAGGGACTAAACTCATGCATTGAGCAAGTCCAGTCTTTGCAGGTACCTCTCCATGATGTATTTGAAGCCAAAGATTGTACAAATAAAAGGACTGCGGGCAGGAATTTCATACACTCTACAAATCCACTCAATAGTGACGTCATTCCATCACAACATGAAAACGATTGTGTGTCTCAATGTGATGCTGTTGGTAGGACTGCTTGTGAATGCCCCAAGTCTTTTCTTAAACTGAGGGAATACAAATCTCCTCTTCATCAAGCTGGTGGTGAACACTTCAAGGTTCAGAACCATCGAAGAAATGTGCTATCTCACAGTAGGCACTTTTCCGTTGCTGAGAGAAGTTGTTTTCAGAGTCATTCCAAAGGGTCCACAGCAGTTACATGTTGTTATAGTCACAGCTTGGGAGATTTGGCAAAGGCTTTGAGCCATGGGAATCAGCAAGTTATGAATCTGGCGCAAAGTGCTGTTAACCACCTCTGTGAAAATGCTGAAGAAACATCTGTTACCATTAACAAGTTCCATGCTACTCAACTTGATACTTGCTGTTTACCAGGTCTGTCTGAAGAGTATTCTAATGCCTCATTCGGATATACAATTTTTGTATCACCTGAGATTGCCACCATCTCCAACTACCTACAGGGCAAACCTCTACAGGTCATTCTTGTGGATGGTGACTTGACTGAAAGATATCGCCATTTGGGCTTTAACAACTCTGCCAACATTAAAACCATGTCTGATATTGCCAGCAGTGTGGAAAATAAATCAGAAGATATTTGGGCAAGTAGTGCATGTATGAAAATTATCCAAGCCCACATTGACTTGATCTTAGTAAGAGGTGATGTCTGTCCAATACTCCTGACACAGTGCATTCACAGAAATATTCTCATTATTACTCATGTAAAGCAGAACGTTCTACAGGCTTTTAGTGAGGCCACAGGAGCAGAGCCTGTGACATATTTAACACAGATCAGTCAGGACTGTGTAGGAACTGGCGCCTATGTAAACATGTACACCAAAGGGAACTCAGTAATAGAAGTAGACCAAAGAATTGCTATTACTATTAAAGCAAACAAAATGAATCTGCTAACTGTTATGCTTACCAGTAGTGTAACCTCAAAGATGCAGATCATGGAGGACCAGTTTTGGACTTGTGTATATAGACTACATCATGCTCTACGTGACCAAAATGTGTTTCTTGGAGGCGGAGCCGTTGAACTTTTATGCCTTAGTCACCTTCGGAAACTTGAAGATGCAGTAAAGCATGATATATCAAATGATGTAGGATCGTTTCCCTGCATGTCATCGTGGCTGGCTAAAAGTGCTGTCCATTATAAAGCGTCTGTTTTTAGGTGTCTTGCTAAGGGCTGGTATAAATATCTCTCTGTTCTTCTCTGTAATATAGATGAACGTTCTTCGGAGTTGGATGCCATGACATTCATACAGAACGAACTCCAAAACATTAGTGATTTCTCCTCTCCCTCAGCATACATACTTGAGGAGTACTCTAAAAAAGTTATTTTCATCAATGCTTTAAGTTTCCCTATAGCACACGGGACTATACCAGTGTATGACAATGTAATTCCAAAGCTGGAGGCGTGGCGCAGAGCATTACATTTAGTTCTTTTAGTGCTTCAGACAGATGCTGAGATTGTTACAGGCTCGGAAGCACAAAAGCAGATATTAAAGTCAGACATCGCGAAAGGTGAATATTTACTTTTATAG